The proteins below are encoded in one region of Chelmon rostratus isolate fCheRos1 chromosome 21, fCheRos1.pri, whole genome shotgun sequence:
- the abca5 gene encoding ATP-binding cassette sub-family A member 5 isoform X1, with translation MYFIPEASIRETTSRPHVVQMRHAGSMQPMYRRDAGVWHQTRSLLYKNLLIKWRTKQQSLQELILPLLLLGLLILISTLNPHVYYGGISTMELEHDSHFFKGLGYTPITNITNHIMEEVAQEMHMPDSPEMFASEEDLENASLYEPSGYIGVVFMDSSATSYRLRFPYNQLPLPSDYTESFANCFTSSVNCRAANYWYSGFIRLQSLIDAAIIQMQTKRSVRSEMDLKVVMMGQPGSVEVQKFPHALISIYLVLAFTPFVTFLIVNVAAEKEHRLKDTMTMMGLYDTSFWLSWGLLYAALVTTMSILMSIIATYTALFPNSDFFVIFFLIFLYGISSIFFSFMLTPLFKKPKFASTVGSLLTVVFGCLSLFTVLMKDFPQPLVWLLCLLSPSAFSIGIAQVVYLEAQGDGAVFSSLANGPHPLYVPMLMLVLDCILYLLLAIYLDQVLPGEFGMRRSLVYFLKPSYWSKRRKRYVEVSSVYDTEVKVTPGGDESVEPVSPEFRGKEAIRINNIHKVYREKDNVVEALRGLTFDIYEGQITALLGHSGAGKSTLMNILCGICPPTNGSATIYGSPVAEIADRSEMKQLVGICPQFNIIFDVLTVEEHLRIFAAIKGIPPADIDAEVTKVLKDLDLEKIMTAQAKNLSGGQKRKLSVGIAILGDPKILLLDEPTAGMDPCSRHQVWSLLKSRRAGRVIVLSTHYMDEADILADRKAVISQGQLRCVGSSLYLKIKCGVGYHLRMSINEGCDAEKITSLVKQHVPKAKLSRQHEVELTFTLPFESMDTFPGLFSELDSQPNLGIINYGVSMTTLEDVFLRLEAEAEVDQTDYSVFNREQAEDECDNASLDDTDQRLLTFSDSKSDVVSGHALWRQQFSAVAWLHMLNMRRERKAFVYTLALFLVFVAAVLVLSLATGNIQIHSPDRQFLPIYLLKRNQAPRRYATSLLVQNSSGSDISDFIHNLESQDIKVEMMKHSDYMAAAPHSAAINVTGSSKGFKYSVAFNSTTVHSLPMAVNILSNALLRGLNSTAQIRTWTKPFDYQIPDATSYTLVYMEAIILGMLAAGMPAYFAMDHTRDREIKCRSTLRISGLVPSAYWCGQAAVDIPFYYLILSCMTIILFSFHTGNLLTSSNLTAVVLCTVGFGPAMILFTYVFSFGFTRVQSNRDFFSVISMMVCVVSASLVQLFMNDSPGLSRNLHNILCFFNPLYPLMGCLNCITKATFLPSPYEENFLWKNLLIAVVAPYLQCILLLFLLRWLEIHYGGKTMKNDEFCRISSKSKPKVERNPEEGLNEDEDVQIEKARVKEALTCQSCEEKPVIVVSNLRKQHKGRREGFSLNKTRKVATKNISFCVRKGEVLGLLGPNGAGKSTIMHMLSGDTDPTAGQVLMGDYSTEFHQVDNPLEHVGYCPQVNPLWPRITLQEHLEIYAAIKGLRGQDVPGIIKRVVNALELKDHLNKQAKTLSAGLKRKLCFALSMIGNPQIVLLDEPSSGMDPKSKQRMWRAIRAAFKNRQRGAVLTTHYMEEAEAVCDRVAIMVSGQLRCIGSIQHLKGKYGRGYSLEVKLREELTGLQQVALLHKEILRIFPHAARQESFATLMVYKIPMEDVNSLAKSFSQLESAKQTFNFEEYNFSQSTLEQVFMEFAKEQENEEDEVGSLSTTFQWQRLRQDGPVSVNHTDSIVHQL, from the exons ATGTATTTCATAC ctGAGGCCAGCATTAGGGAGACGACTTCTCGTCCGCACGTTGTCCAGATGAGGCATGCTGGAAGTATGCAGCCCATGTACAGAAGAGATGCTGGAGTCTGGCACCAAACAAGAAGTCTTCTCTACAAGAATCTGCTCATCAAATGGAGGACCAAGCAACAGAGTCTGCAG gaatTGATCCTACCTCTGTTGCTGCTGGGTCTCCTGATTCTCATCAGCACCCTGAATCCTCACGTTTATTATGGGGGCATCAGCACTATGGAGCTGGAGCATGACAGCCACTTCTTCAAGGGCCTGGGCTACACACCAATCACTAACATCACCAACCACATCATGGAAGAGGTGGCGCAGGAGATGC ACATGCCGGATAGTCCTGAGATGTTCGCCAGCGAGGAGGACCTGGAGAACGCCAGCCTGTACGAGCCGTCCGGCTATATTGGTGTTGTGTTCATGGACAGCTCTGCCACATCTTACAGACTACGCTTCCCATACAACCAGCTGCCCCTACCCAGCGATTACACTGAATCTTTTG CCAACTGCTTTACCAGCTCGGTGAACTGCAGAGCAGCTAATTACTGGTACTCTGGCTTCATCCGCCTGCAGTCTCTGATCGATGCAGCCATCATCCAG ATGCAGACGAAGCGTTCGGTGCGGAGCGAGATGGACCTGAAGGTCGTAATGATGGGTCAGCCGGGCTCCGTGGAGGTGCAGAAATTCCCCCACGCCCTCATCTCCATCTACCTGGTCCTCGCCTTCACGCCCTTCGTCACCTTCCTCATTGTCAATGTGGCAGCTGAGAAGGAGCATCGCCTCAAAGACACCATGACCATGATGGGGCTGTACGACACGTCTTTTTG GTTGTCATGGGGCCTCCTGTATGCTGCTCTGGTGACCACCATGTCCATTCTGATGTCCATCATTGCCACGTATACGGCCCTGTTCCCTAACAGTGACTTCTTTgtcatcttcttcctcatcttcttgTATGGGATATCGTCA atctttttctccttcatgCTAACGCCGTTATTTAAGAAGCCCAAGTTTGCCAGCACAGTCGGCTCCTTGCTGACGGTGGTGTTCGGCTGCCTGTCGCTGTTCACCGTGCTGATGAAGGACTTCCCGCAGCCGCTGGTCTGGCTTCTCTGCCTGCTCTCCCCCAGTGCTTTCTCCATTGGGATTGCACAG GTGGTTTACTTGGAGGCCCAGGGGGATggtgctgtgttttcctctcttgcCAACGGCCCCCATCCTCTTTACGTGCCCATGCTCATGCTGGTTCTGGACTGCATCCTCTACCTTCTGTTGGCTATCTACCTGGACCAGGTACTGCCTG GTGAGTTTGGAATGAGGAGGTCCTTGGTGTACTTCCTGAAGCCATCCTATTGGTCCAAACGCAGAAAGCGCTATGTTGAAGTGAGCTCGGTTTACGACACAGAGGTGAAGGTCACGCCTGGCGGAGATGAGTCTGTCGAACCGGTTTCACCGGAATTCAGAGGGAAAGAGGCCATCCG CATCAATAACATCCACAAAGTGTACAGAGAGAAGGACAACGTGGTGGAGGCTTTGAGAG GTTTAACTTTTGACATCTATGAGGGCCAGATCACGGCTCTGCTGGGACACAGCGGGGCTGGAAAGTCCACTCTGATGAACATCCTTTGTGGCATCTGCCCGCCCACGAATGGCTCGGCAACCATCTACGGCTCCCCGGTAGCGGAGATCGCAGATCGGTCAGAAATGAAGCAGCTGGTGGGAATTTGCCCCCAGTTCAACATCATCTTTGATGTGCTCACTGTGGAAGAGCACCTGAGGATATTTGCAGCCATCAAAGGGATCCCACCAGCAGACATCGATGCTGAG GTTACCAAAGTGCTGAAGGATCTGGACTTGGAGAAGATCATGACTGCTCAGGCCAAGAATCTAAGTGGAGGCCAAAAGAGAAAACTCTCTGTGGGCATAGCCATTCTCGGAGATCCGAAG ATCCTGCTCTTGGACGAGCCCACGGCGGGCATGGACCCCTGTTCCAGACACCAGGTCTGGTCACTGTTGAAGAGCCGCAGAGCCGGCCGAGTCATCGTCCTCAGCACACACTACATGGACGAGGCGGACATTCTCGCTG aTCGCAAAGCTGTGATCTCTCAAGGACAGCTGAGGTGTGTTGGCTCTTCCCTGTATCTCAAGATCAAGTGTGGTGTTGGATATCATCTCAG AATGTCTATCAACGAGGGATGTGATGCTGAAAAGATCACGTCGCTGGTCAAGCAGCACGTCCCCAAGGCGAAGCTGTCTCGACAGCATGAGGTGGAGTTGACATTCACTCTGCCTTTTGAGAGCATGGACACATTCCCAG GCTTGTTCTCTGAGCTGGACAGTCAGCCCAATCTGGGAATTATCAACTATGGggtttccatgacaacactGGAAGATGTTTTTCTTCGTTTGGAGGCAGAGGCTGAAGTGGACCAAACTG ACTACAGCGTGTTTAATCGGGAGCAGGCGGAGGACGAATGTGACAACGCCTCTCTGGACGATACGGACCAGCGGCTGCTGACGTTCTCAGACAGCAAGTCCGATGTCGTGTCGGGTCACGCTCTGTGGCGGCAGCAGTTCAGCGCCGTGGCCTGGCTGCACATGCTCAACATGCGCAGGGAGAGGAAGGCCTTTGTTTACAC TCTGGCCTTGTTCCTggtgtttgttgctgcagtgcTTGTCCTGTCTCTGGCCACAGGAAACATTCAGATTCACTCCCCAGACCGTCAGTTTCTGCCCATTTACCTCCTGAAAAGGAACCAGGCGCCCCGGAGATACGCCACCAGCCTCTTGGTTCAGAACTCCTCAG GCTCTGATATTTCTGACTTCATCCACAACCTGGAGTCTCAGGACATCAAAGTGGAAATGATGAAACACAGCGATTACATGGCCGCGGCTCCTCACAGCGCCGCCATCAACGTAACAGGATCCAGCAAG GGATTCAAATACAGCGTTGcgttcaacagcaccacagttCACTCCTTACCCATGGCTGTCAACATCCTCAGCAACGCACTTCTAAGAGGTCTGAATAGTACTGCACAGATCCGAACCTGGACCAAACCGTTCGACTAT CAAATCCCAGATGCTACATCCTACACTCTGGTGTACATGGAGGCCATCATCCTGGGGATGCTGGCAGCTGGGATGCCTGCGTATTTTGCAATGGATCACACTCGAGACAGAGAG atcAAGTGTCGCTCCACTCTGCGCATCTCTGGTCTGGTGCCATCAGCCTACTGGTGTGGCCAAGCCGCTGTGGACATCCCCTTCTACTACCTCATCCTCTCCTGCATGACTAtcatcctcttctccttccaCACTGGAAACCTGCTCACCTCCAGCAACCTCACCGCTGTG GTCCTGTGTACTGTTGGCTTCGGTCCAGCCATGATTCTCTTCACTTACGTGTTTTCTTTTGGCTTCACCCGAGTCCAGAGCAACAGGGATTTCTTCTCGGTCATCTCCATGATG GTGTGCGTGGTCTCAGCCTCGCTGGTTCAGTTGTTCATGAACGACAGCCCTGGACTGAGCAGAAACCTGCACAACATCTTGTGTTTCTTCAACCCTCTGTACCCTCTGATGGGCTGCCTCAACTGCATCACCAAG GCgaccttcctcccctccccgtACGAAGAGAACTTCCTGTGGAAGAACCTGCTCATTGCCGTTGTGGCT CCCTATCTCCAGTGcatcctgctgcttttcctgcttcGCTGGCTGGAGATCCATTACGGAGGGAAGACGATGAAAAACGATGAGTTCTGCAG GATCTCATCCAAGTCAAAGCCCAAAGTGGAGCGGAACCCAGAAGAGGGGCTGAACGAGGATGAGGATGTTCAGATAGAGAAGGCCAGAGTGAAGGAGGCCCTCACCTGCCAGTCCTGTGAAGAA AAACCGGTGATAGTCGTGAGTAATCTGAGGAAGCAGCACAAAGGCAGACGAGAAGGTTTTTCTCTGAACAAGACGAGGAAAGTGGCCACAAAGAACATCTCTTTCTGCGTTCGCAAAG GTGAAGTTCTTGGACTGTTGGGCCCCAACGGAGCCGGAAAGAGCACCATCATGCATATGTTGTCAGGCGACACTGACCCCACTGCAGGCCAG GTGCTGATGGGCGACTACAGCACAGAGTTTCATCAGGTGGATAATCCTTTGGAGCACGTGGGCTACTGTCCACAGGTGAACCCTCTGTGGCCCAGGATCACTCTGCAAGAGCACCTGGAGATCTACGCTGCCATCAAAGGCCTGAGAGGACAGGACGTCCCAGGTATCATCAAACG tgtggtGAACGCTCTGGAGCTGAAGGACCACTTGAACAAACAAGCCAAGACCCTGTCGGCAGGTCTGAAGAGGAAG TTGTGCTTTGCCTTGAGCATGATTGGGAATCCTCAGATCGTTTTACTGGACGAGCCGTCATCAGGGATGGACCCCAAGTCTAAACAGCGCATGTG GAGGGCCATACGTGCTGCTTTCAAGAACCGCCAGCGGGGAGCCGTCCTCACCACGCACTACATGGAGGAGGCGGAGGCCGTGTGCGACCGCGTAGCCATCATGGTGTCCGGCCAGCTCAG GTGCATCGGCTCCATCCAGCATTTAAAAGGGAAATACGGTCGAGGCTACAGCTTGGAGGTGAAACTCAGAGAGGAGCTGACGGGgctccagcaggtggcgctcCTGCACAAAGAGATCCTGCGAATCTTCCCTCACGCTGCCCGGCAGGAGAG CTTTGCTACTCTGATGGTCTACAAGATCCCCATGGAGGATGTCAACTCGCTGGCCAAGTCTTTCTCTCAGTTAGAGAGCG CCAAGCAAACCTTCAACTTTGAAGAGTACAACTTCTCCCAGTCGACCTTGGAGCAG GTGTTCATGGAGTTTGCCAAGGAGCAGGAGAATGAGGAGGACGAGGTCGGCTCCCTCAGCACCACTTTCCAGTGGCAGCGTCTGCGCCAGGACGGCCCGGTTTCGGTCAACCACACGGACAGCATCGTGCACCAGCTTTGA
- the abca5 gene encoding ATP-binding cassette sub-family A member 5 isoform X2 gives MRHAGSMQPMYRRDAGVWHQTRSLLYKNLLIKWRTKQQSLQELILPLLLLGLLILISTLNPHVYYGGISTMELEHDSHFFKGLGYTPITNITNHIMEEVAQEMHMPDSPEMFASEEDLENASLYEPSGYIGVVFMDSSATSYRLRFPYNQLPLPSDYTESFANCFTSSVNCRAANYWYSGFIRLQSLIDAAIIQMQTKRSVRSEMDLKVVMMGQPGSVEVQKFPHALISIYLVLAFTPFVTFLIVNVAAEKEHRLKDTMTMMGLYDTSFWLSWGLLYAALVTTMSILMSIIATYTALFPNSDFFVIFFLIFLYGISSIFFSFMLTPLFKKPKFASTVGSLLTVVFGCLSLFTVLMKDFPQPLVWLLCLLSPSAFSIGIAQVVYLEAQGDGAVFSSLANGPHPLYVPMLMLVLDCILYLLLAIYLDQVLPGEFGMRRSLVYFLKPSYWSKRRKRYVEVSSVYDTEVKVTPGGDESVEPVSPEFRGKEAIRINNIHKVYREKDNVVEALRGLTFDIYEGQITALLGHSGAGKSTLMNILCGICPPTNGSATIYGSPVAEIADRSEMKQLVGICPQFNIIFDVLTVEEHLRIFAAIKGIPPADIDAEVTKVLKDLDLEKIMTAQAKNLSGGQKRKLSVGIAILGDPKILLLDEPTAGMDPCSRHQVWSLLKSRRAGRVIVLSTHYMDEADILADRKAVISQGQLRCVGSSLYLKIKCGVGYHLRMSINEGCDAEKITSLVKQHVPKAKLSRQHEVELTFTLPFESMDTFPGLFSELDSQPNLGIINYGVSMTTLEDVFLRLEAEAEVDQTDYSVFNREQAEDECDNASLDDTDQRLLTFSDSKSDVVSGHALWRQQFSAVAWLHMLNMRRERKAFVYTLALFLVFVAAVLVLSLATGNIQIHSPDRQFLPIYLLKRNQAPRRYATSLLVQNSSGSDISDFIHNLESQDIKVEMMKHSDYMAAAPHSAAINVTGSSKGFKYSVAFNSTTVHSLPMAVNILSNALLRGLNSTAQIRTWTKPFDYQIPDATSYTLVYMEAIILGMLAAGMPAYFAMDHTRDREIKCRSTLRISGLVPSAYWCGQAAVDIPFYYLILSCMTIILFSFHTGNLLTSSNLTAVVLCTVGFGPAMILFTYVFSFGFTRVQSNRDFFSVISMMVCVVSASLVQLFMNDSPGLSRNLHNILCFFNPLYPLMGCLNCITKATFLPSPYEENFLWKNLLIAVVAPYLQCILLLFLLRWLEIHYGGKTMKNDEFCRISSKSKPKVERNPEEGLNEDEDVQIEKARVKEALTCQSCEEKPVIVVSNLRKQHKGRREGFSLNKTRKVATKNISFCVRKGEVLGLLGPNGAGKSTIMHMLSGDTDPTAGQVLMGDYSTEFHQVDNPLEHVGYCPQVNPLWPRITLQEHLEIYAAIKGLRGQDVPGIIKRVVNALELKDHLNKQAKTLSAGLKRKLCFALSMIGNPQIVLLDEPSSGMDPKSKQRMWRAIRAAFKNRQRGAVLTTHYMEEAEAVCDRVAIMVSGQLRCIGSIQHLKGKYGRGYSLEVKLREELTGLQQVALLHKEILRIFPHAARQESFATLMVYKIPMEDVNSLAKSFSQLESAKQTFNFEEYNFSQSTLEQVFMEFAKEQENEEDEVGSLSTTFQWQRLRQDGPVSVNHTDSIVHQL, from the exons ATGAGGCATGCTGGAAGTATGCAGCCCATGTACAGAAGAGATGCTGGAGTCTGGCACCAAACAAGAAGTCTTCTCTACAAGAATCTGCTCATCAAATGGAGGACCAAGCAACAGAGTCTGCAG gaatTGATCCTACCTCTGTTGCTGCTGGGTCTCCTGATTCTCATCAGCACCCTGAATCCTCACGTTTATTATGGGGGCATCAGCACTATGGAGCTGGAGCATGACAGCCACTTCTTCAAGGGCCTGGGCTACACACCAATCACTAACATCACCAACCACATCATGGAAGAGGTGGCGCAGGAGATGC ACATGCCGGATAGTCCTGAGATGTTCGCCAGCGAGGAGGACCTGGAGAACGCCAGCCTGTACGAGCCGTCCGGCTATATTGGTGTTGTGTTCATGGACAGCTCTGCCACATCTTACAGACTACGCTTCCCATACAACCAGCTGCCCCTACCCAGCGATTACACTGAATCTTTTG CCAACTGCTTTACCAGCTCGGTGAACTGCAGAGCAGCTAATTACTGGTACTCTGGCTTCATCCGCCTGCAGTCTCTGATCGATGCAGCCATCATCCAG ATGCAGACGAAGCGTTCGGTGCGGAGCGAGATGGACCTGAAGGTCGTAATGATGGGTCAGCCGGGCTCCGTGGAGGTGCAGAAATTCCCCCACGCCCTCATCTCCATCTACCTGGTCCTCGCCTTCACGCCCTTCGTCACCTTCCTCATTGTCAATGTGGCAGCTGAGAAGGAGCATCGCCTCAAAGACACCATGACCATGATGGGGCTGTACGACACGTCTTTTTG GTTGTCATGGGGCCTCCTGTATGCTGCTCTGGTGACCACCATGTCCATTCTGATGTCCATCATTGCCACGTATACGGCCCTGTTCCCTAACAGTGACTTCTTTgtcatcttcttcctcatcttcttgTATGGGATATCGTCA atctttttctccttcatgCTAACGCCGTTATTTAAGAAGCCCAAGTTTGCCAGCACAGTCGGCTCCTTGCTGACGGTGGTGTTCGGCTGCCTGTCGCTGTTCACCGTGCTGATGAAGGACTTCCCGCAGCCGCTGGTCTGGCTTCTCTGCCTGCTCTCCCCCAGTGCTTTCTCCATTGGGATTGCACAG GTGGTTTACTTGGAGGCCCAGGGGGATggtgctgtgttttcctctcttgcCAACGGCCCCCATCCTCTTTACGTGCCCATGCTCATGCTGGTTCTGGACTGCATCCTCTACCTTCTGTTGGCTATCTACCTGGACCAGGTACTGCCTG GTGAGTTTGGAATGAGGAGGTCCTTGGTGTACTTCCTGAAGCCATCCTATTGGTCCAAACGCAGAAAGCGCTATGTTGAAGTGAGCTCGGTTTACGACACAGAGGTGAAGGTCACGCCTGGCGGAGATGAGTCTGTCGAACCGGTTTCACCGGAATTCAGAGGGAAAGAGGCCATCCG CATCAATAACATCCACAAAGTGTACAGAGAGAAGGACAACGTGGTGGAGGCTTTGAGAG GTTTAACTTTTGACATCTATGAGGGCCAGATCACGGCTCTGCTGGGACACAGCGGGGCTGGAAAGTCCACTCTGATGAACATCCTTTGTGGCATCTGCCCGCCCACGAATGGCTCGGCAACCATCTACGGCTCCCCGGTAGCGGAGATCGCAGATCGGTCAGAAATGAAGCAGCTGGTGGGAATTTGCCCCCAGTTCAACATCATCTTTGATGTGCTCACTGTGGAAGAGCACCTGAGGATATTTGCAGCCATCAAAGGGATCCCACCAGCAGACATCGATGCTGAG GTTACCAAAGTGCTGAAGGATCTGGACTTGGAGAAGATCATGACTGCTCAGGCCAAGAATCTAAGTGGAGGCCAAAAGAGAAAACTCTCTGTGGGCATAGCCATTCTCGGAGATCCGAAG ATCCTGCTCTTGGACGAGCCCACGGCGGGCATGGACCCCTGTTCCAGACACCAGGTCTGGTCACTGTTGAAGAGCCGCAGAGCCGGCCGAGTCATCGTCCTCAGCACACACTACATGGACGAGGCGGACATTCTCGCTG aTCGCAAAGCTGTGATCTCTCAAGGACAGCTGAGGTGTGTTGGCTCTTCCCTGTATCTCAAGATCAAGTGTGGTGTTGGATATCATCTCAG AATGTCTATCAACGAGGGATGTGATGCTGAAAAGATCACGTCGCTGGTCAAGCAGCACGTCCCCAAGGCGAAGCTGTCTCGACAGCATGAGGTGGAGTTGACATTCACTCTGCCTTTTGAGAGCATGGACACATTCCCAG GCTTGTTCTCTGAGCTGGACAGTCAGCCCAATCTGGGAATTATCAACTATGGggtttccatgacaacactGGAAGATGTTTTTCTTCGTTTGGAGGCAGAGGCTGAAGTGGACCAAACTG ACTACAGCGTGTTTAATCGGGAGCAGGCGGAGGACGAATGTGACAACGCCTCTCTGGACGATACGGACCAGCGGCTGCTGACGTTCTCAGACAGCAAGTCCGATGTCGTGTCGGGTCACGCTCTGTGGCGGCAGCAGTTCAGCGCCGTGGCCTGGCTGCACATGCTCAACATGCGCAGGGAGAGGAAGGCCTTTGTTTACAC TCTGGCCTTGTTCCTggtgtttgttgctgcagtgcTTGTCCTGTCTCTGGCCACAGGAAACATTCAGATTCACTCCCCAGACCGTCAGTTTCTGCCCATTTACCTCCTGAAAAGGAACCAGGCGCCCCGGAGATACGCCACCAGCCTCTTGGTTCAGAACTCCTCAG GCTCTGATATTTCTGACTTCATCCACAACCTGGAGTCTCAGGACATCAAAGTGGAAATGATGAAACACAGCGATTACATGGCCGCGGCTCCTCACAGCGCCGCCATCAACGTAACAGGATCCAGCAAG GGATTCAAATACAGCGTTGcgttcaacagcaccacagttCACTCCTTACCCATGGCTGTCAACATCCTCAGCAACGCACTTCTAAGAGGTCTGAATAGTACTGCACAGATCCGAACCTGGACCAAACCGTTCGACTAT CAAATCCCAGATGCTACATCCTACACTCTGGTGTACATGGAGGCCATCATCCTGGGGATGCTGGCAGCTGGGATGCCTGCGTATTTTGCAATGGATCACACTCGAGACAGAGAG atcAAGTGTCGCTCCACTCTGCGCATCTCTGGTCTGGTGCCATCAGCCTACTGGTGTGGCCAAGCCGCTGTGGACATCCCCTTCTACTACCTCATCCTCTCCTGCATGACTAtcatcctcttctccttccaCACTGGAAACCTGCTCACCTCCAGCAACCTCACCGCTGTG GTCCTGTGTACTGTTGGCTTCGGTCCAGCCATGATTCTCTTCACTTACGTGTTTTCTTTTGGCTTCACCCGAGTCCAGAGCAACAGGGATTTCTTCTCGGTCATCTCCATGATG GTGTGCGTGGTCTCAGCCTCGCTGGTTCAGTTGTTCATGAACGACAGCCCTGGACTGAGCAGAAACCTGCACAACATCTTGTGTTTCTTCAACCCTCTGTACCCTCTGATGGGCTGCCTCAACTGCATCACCAAG GCgaccttcctcccctccccgtACGAAGAGAACTTCCTGTGGAAGAACCTGCTCATTGCCGTTGTGGCT CCCTATCTCCAGTGcatcctgctgcttttcctgcttcGCTGGCTGGAGATCCATTACGGAGGGAAGACGATGAAAAACGATGAGTTCTGCAG GATCTCATCCAAGTCAAAGCCCAAAGTGGAGCGGAACCCAGAAGAGGGGCTGAACGAGGATGAGGATGTTCAGATAGAGAAGGCCAGAGTGAAGGAGGCCCTCACCTGCCAGTCCTGTGAAGAA AAACCGGTGATAGTCGTGAGTAATCTGAGGAAGCAGCACAAAGGCAGACGAGAAGGTTTTTCTCTGAACAAGACGAGGAAAGTGGCCACAAAGAACATCTCTTTCTGCGTTCGCAAAG GTGAAGTTCTTGGACTGTTGGGCCCCAACGGAGCCGGAAAGAGCACCATCATGCATATGTTGTCAGGCGACACTGACCCCACTGCAGGCCAG GTGCTGATGGGCGACTACAGCACAGAGTTTCATCAGGTGGATAATCCTTTGGAGCACGTGGGCTACTGTCCACAGGTGAACCCTCTGTGGCCCAGGATCACTCTGCAAGAGCACCTGGAGATCTACGCTGCCATCAAAGGCCTGAGAGGACAGGACGTCCCAGGTATCATCAAACG tgtggtGAACGCTCTGGAGCTGAAGGACCACTTGAACAAACAAGCCAAGACCCTGTCGGCAGGTCTGAAGAGGAAG TTGTGCTTTGCCTTGAGCATGATTGGGAATCCTCAGATCGTTTTACTGGACGAGCCGTCATCAGGGATGGACCCCAAGTCTAAACAGCGCATGTG GAGGGCCATACGTGCTGCTTTCAAGAACCGCCAGCGGGGAGCCGTCCTCACCACGCACTACATGGAGGAGGCGGAGGCCGTGTGCGACCGCGTAGCCATCATGGTGTCCGGCCAGCTCAG GTGCATCGGCTCCATCCAGCATTTAAAAGGGAAATACGGTCGAGGCTACAGCTTGGAGGTGAAACTCAGAGAGGAGCTGACGGGgctccagcaggtggcgctcCTGCACAAAGAGATCCTGCGAATCTTCCCTCACGCTGCCCGGCAGGAGAG CTTTGCTACTCTGATGGTCTACAAGATCCCCATGGAGGATGTCAACTCGCTGGCCAAGTCTTTCTCTCAGTTAGAGAGCG CCAAGCAAACCTTCAACTTTGAAGAGTACAACTTCTCCCAGTCGACCTTGGAGCAG GTGTTCATGGAGTTTGCCAAGGAGCAGGAGAATGAGGAGGACGAGGTCGGCTCCCTCAGCACCACTTTCCAGTGGCAGCGTCTGCGCCAGGACGGCCCGGTTTCGGTCAACCACACGGACAGCATCGTGCACCAGCTTTGA